A stretch of the Dasania marina DSM 21967 genome encodes the following:
- a CDS encoding transposase has product MQYKPNKRYTEAFRLEAVRRSIETPGTLAQLAVDLDINIGLLHRWRRIYLSDNNMLVASL; this is encoded by the coding sequence ATGCAATACAAACCCAATAAACGATACACGGAGGCTTTTCGGCTCGAAGCCGTCCGGCGTTCTATTGAAACCCCTGGTACGCTGGCTCAGCTTGCGGTTGATCTAGACATTAACATCGGTCTACTGCATCGTTGGCGTAGAATTTATCTATCTGACAATAACATGCTGGTAGCCTCCTTGAA
- the ilvD gene encoding dihydroxy-acid dehydratase, with translation MPKYRSKTSTSGRNMAGARALWRATGMKDDDFQKPIIAIANSFTQFVPGHVHLKDMGQLVAREVEKAGGVAKEFNTIAVDDGIAMGHDGMLYSLPSRDLIADSVEYMVNAHCADALVCISNCDKITPGMMMAAMRLNIPVVFVTGGPMEAGKTKLADQKLDLVDAMVIAVDDSASDEKVDEYERSACPTCGSCSGMFTANSMNCLAEALGLALPGNGTVVATHSDREQLFKRAGHLIVEISKRYYEQDDESVLPRNIGNFKAFENCITLDICMGGSTNTILHLLAIAQEAEIDFTLEDIDRLSKTVPQLCKVAPNTPEYHVEDVHRAGGIMAILGELDRAGVLHTELPTVHSATMAEALDTWDIMRNPSEAVRTFFKAGPAGIPTQTAFSQSTRWPSLDTDRISGCIRSIEHAFSLEGGLAVLKGNIALDGCVVKTAGVDDSILVFEGSAHVTESQDEAVQNILDDKVKAGDIVIVRYEGPKGGPGMQEMLYPTSYIKSKGLGKACALLTDGRFSGGTSGLSIGHVSPEAASGGAIGLVRNGDKILIDIPNRSINVLLSDEELAARRVEQDALGWKPVKERPRKVSTALKAYALLATSADKGAVRDVSMLK, from the coding sequence ATGCCGAAATATCGTTCTAAAACCTCCACCAGTGGCCGTAATATGGCTGGCGCCCGCGCGTTATGGCGCGCTACCGGCATGAAAGATGACGATTTTCAGAAGCCTATTATTGCTATTGCCAATTCGTTTACCCAATTTGTACCCGGCCATGTACATCTAAAAGATATGGGGCAGTTAGTCGCCCGTGAAGTCGAAAAGGCCGGTGGTGTCGCCAAAGAATTTAATACCATAGCGGTGGATGATGGTATCGCCATGGGCCACGATGGCATGCTATACAGCCTGCCGTCGCGCGATCTGATTGCCGATAGCGTTGAATACATGGTTAACGCCCACTGCGCCGACGCCCTAGTGTGTATTTCTAACTGCGACAAAATCACCCCGGGAATGATGATGGCTGCCATGCGCCTTAACATCCCCGTGGTATTTGTTACCGGCGGGCCTATGGAAGCGGGTAAAACCAAATTAGCCGACCAGAAACTGGACCTAGTTGACGCCATGGTCATTGCCGTTGATGACAGCGCCAGCGATGAGAAAGTTGACGAATACGAGCGCAGCGCCTGCCCTACCTGCGGTTCTTGCTCAGGCATGTTTACCGCCAACTCCATGAACTGTTTGGCTGAGGCTTTAGGCTTGGCACTACCGGGTAACGGTACCGTGGTAGCAACCCACTCCGACCGCGAGCAATTATTTAAGCGCGCCGGCCACTTAATTGTCGAGATTTCTAAGCGCTATTATGAACAAGACGATGAAAGTGTGTTGCCCCGTAATATTGGCAATTTTAAAGCGTTTGAAAACTGCATAACCCTTGATATTTGCATGGGTGGCTCAACCAACACCATCTTACATTTACTCGCTATCGCCCAAGAAGCTGAAATTGATTTCACTCTGGAGGATATAGACCGACTCTCTAAAACCGTTCCTCAACTATGTAAGGTTGCCCCTAACACCCCTGAATACCACGTTGAAGACGTCCATCGTGCCGGCGGCATTATGGCTATTTTAGGTGAGCTGGACCGCGCAGGGGTACTGCATACCGAGTTACCCACCGTGCACAGCGCCACCATGGCTGAGGCTTTGGATACCTGGGATATTATGCGCAACCCTAGCGAAGCCGTGCGCACGTTTTTTAAAGCCGGCCCTGCAGGCATACCTACCCAAACCGCTTTCAGCCAATCCACCCGCTGGCCCAGCTTAGATACCGACCGTATCTCGGGATGTATACGCTCCATAGAACACGCCTTTAGCCTAGAAGGTGGCCTAGCGGTGCTAAAAGGCAATATTGCCTTAGACGGCTGCGTAGTGAAAACTGCTGGTGTTGATGACTCTATCTTAGTATTTGAAGGCAGTGCTCACGTCACCGAATCACAAGATGAAGCGGTGCAAAACATACTCGACGATAAAGTTAAAGCCGGCGATATTGTTATTGTGCGCTATGAAGGCCCCAAGGGCGGCCCGGGCATGCAAGAGATGCTCTACCCCACTTCTTATATCAAATCAAAAGGCCTGGGCAAGGCCTGTGCCTTATTAACCGATGGCCGTTTTTCTGGCGGTACCTCTGGTCTTTCTATAGGTCACGTTTCCCCAGAAGCTGCCTCAGGCGGAGCCATAGGATTAGTGCGCAACGGCGATAAGATCCTCATCGACATACCCAACCGCAGCATCAATGTACTGCTCAGCGACGAAGAATTAGCCGCACGCAGGGTCGAGCAAGATGCCTTAGGCTGGAAGCCCGTCAAAGAGCGCCCACGCAAAGTAAGCACTGCACTGAAAGCCTATGCATTACTGGCCACCAGTGCGGATAAAGGGGCGGTTAGGGATGTATCGATGCTTAAGTGA
- the hemW gene encoding radical SAM family heme chaperone HemW → MLLLPPLSLYIHIPWCVRKCPYCDFNSHTSEQALPEAEYVDALLADLDFQLAAVQGRELYSIFIGGGTPSLFSAQAINRILEGVAQRIPFAKDIEITLEANPGTFEQEKFQGYRAAGVNRLSIGVQSFNDQHLKNLGRIHGGDEALLAAGKAQAAGFDNFNIDLMHGLSQQSPEQALADLQQAIDLGAVHISWYQLTIEPNTAFYKSPPIIPNDDQLADIQQAGEALLAQHGFQHYEVSAFSRNNKSSKHNSNYWQFGDYLGIGAGAHGKITDLKQQQIKRQWQTRSPADYLNKQQDYSAGSRLLSHEELPLEFIMNALRLHQGFTIELFQQHTGLDYTCLENTITALQHRQLLQRDNDRISTTELGRRFLNDVLAAF, encoded by the coding sequence ATGCTACTGCTACCGCCATTATCCCTATACATACACATCCCCTGGTGCGTGCGTAAATGCCCTTACTGTGATTTTAACTCGCACACCTCTGAGCAAGCTTTACCCGAAGCGGAATACGTCGACGCCCTGCTGGCAGATTTGGATTTTCAATTAGCTGCCGTGCAAGGCCGCGAGCTGTATTCTATTTTTATAGGCGGCGGCACACCTAGTTTATTTTCAGCCCAAGCCATTAATCGCATACTCGAGGGTGTCGCACAACGTATCCCCTTTGCCAAAGATATAGAAATCACCTTAGAGGCCAACCCAGGCACCTTTGAACAAGAAAAGTTTCAAGGTTATAGAGCCGCAGGGGTTAACCGCTTATCTATAGGTGTGCAAAGTTTTAATGATCAGCATTTAAAAAACCTGGGGCGCATACACGGTGGCGATGAAGCTTTATTGGCTGCCGGTAAAGCACAGGCTGCCGGCTTTGATAATTTTAATATTGATTTAATGCACGGCCTTAGCCAGCAAAGCCCCGAGCAGGCACTGGCCGATTTGCAACAGGCCATAGACTTAGGTGCTGTCCATATTTCTTGGTATCAGCTCACCATAGAACCCAACACCGCCTTTTATAAGTCGCCACCTATCATCCCCAATGATGATCAGCTAGCCGATATACAGCAAGCCGGTGAAGCGCTATTAGCACAACACGGCTTTCAACATTATGAAGTCTCTGCCTTTAGCCGAAATAATAAAAGCTCTAAGCACAACAGCAATTATTGGCAGTTTGGCGACTACCTAGGCATAGGCGCAGGCGCGCACGGTAAAATCACCGACCTCAAACAACAACAAATTAAACGCCAGTGGCAAACCCGCAGCCCCGCCGATTATTTAAACAAGCAGCAGGATTATTCAGCCGGCTCACGCCTACTCAGTCACGAAGAGCTGCCATTAGAATTTATTATGAACGCCTTGCGCCTACATCAGGGCTTTACTATAGAACTGTTTCAACAACACACAGGCTTGGACTATACCTGCCTAGAAAACACTATAACCGCACTACAGCACAGACAACTTCTACAGCGCGATAATGACCGTATTAGCACCACCGAACTAGGCCGCCGTTTTTTAAACGATGTGCTCGCCGCTTTTTAA
- the ubiD gene encoding 4-hydroxy-3-polyprenylbenzoate decarboxylase yields MKYKDLRDFINSLEQQGELVRISEPVDPHLEMTEICDRVLRKGGPAILFENPIGFNTPVLANLFGTEHRVALGMGQENISKLREVGELLAYLRQPDPPKGLKDAWQKMPVLKQVLNMAPKELSNAPCQFHVKEGEAVDLGQLPIQTCWPGDAGPLITWPLVITRGPEKERQNLGIYRMQVIAKNKLIMRWLSHRGGALDFQEFKAKNPGKNYPVSVALGADPATILGAVTPVPDSLSEYAFAGLLRGSKTEVVKSISNDLQVPASAEFILEGYIAPGEMAEEGPFGDHTGYYNEVDSFPVMTVTHITHREDPIYHSTYTGRPPDEPAILGLALNEVFIPILQKQFPEIVDFYLPPEGCSYRLAVVTMKKQYAGHAKRVMMGVWSFLRQFMYTKFVIVTDDDINARDWNDVIWAMTTRMDPKRDCMFIEDSPIDYLDFASPVSGLGSKIGMDATNKWPGETTREWGTPIAMSDEVKQRVDELWETLGL; encoded by the coding sequence ATGAAATATAAAGATCTTCGCGACTTTATAAACTCGCTAGAGCAACAAGGCGAGTTAGTTCGCATCAGCGAACCTGTAGACCCCCACTTAGAAATGACCGAAATTTGCGACCGCGTATTGCGCAAAGGTGGCCCGGCCATTTTATTTGAAAACCCCATAGGTTTTAATACACCGGTATTAGCCAATTTATTTGGCACCGAGCATCGTGTCGCCTTAGGGATGGGTCAAGAAAATATTAGCAAACTGCGGGAAGTGGGTGAACTGCTAGCCTATTTACGCCAACCCGACCCCCCCAAAGGCTTAAAAGACGCCTGGCAAAAAATGCCTGTGTTAAAGCAGGTGCTAAACATGGCACCTAAAGAATTAAGCAATGCCCCCTGCCAGTTTCACGTTAAAGAAGGCGAGGCCGTAGACTTAGGCCAACTGCCTATACAAACCTGCTGGCCCGGCGATGCCGGCCCGTTAATTACCTGGCCCTTAGTCATCACCCGTGGCCCCGAGAAAGAACGGCAGAACCTAGGCATTTATCGCATGCAGGTCATCGCCAAAAATAAACTCATTATGCGCTGGTTATCCCATCGTGGCGGCGCTTTAGACTTCCAAGAATTTAAAGCGAAAAATCCCGGTAAAAACTATCCGGTTTCTGTCGCCTTAGGAGCCGACCCCGCCACGATTTTAGGCGCGGTCACCCCCGTGCCCGACAGTTTGAGCGAGTATGCCTTTGCCGGTTTATTACGCGGCAGCAAAACCGAAGTGGTTAAATCCATTAGCAATGACCTACAGGTGCCCGCCAGCGCTGAATTTATTTTAGAGGGTTATATCGCTCCCGGTGAAATGGCCGAGGAAGGCCCCTTTGGTGACCACACGGGTTACTACAATGAAGTGGATAGCTTTCCGGTAATGACGGTTACCCATATCACTCATCGCGAAGATCCCATTTACCACAGCACCTACACCGGCCGGCCACCCGACGAGCCCGCCATTTTAGGCTTAGCGCTGAACGAAGTCTTTATACCGATATTACAAAAACAATTTCCAGAAATTGTCGATTTCTATCTGCCCCCCGAGGGCTGCTCCTATCGCCTGGCGGTAGTCACTATGAAAAAGCAATACGCCGGTCACGCTAAGCGAGTGATGATGGGGGTGTGGTCTTTTCTACGGCAGTTTATGTACACCAAGTTTGTTATCGTCACCGACGACGACATTAACGCCCGCGACTGGAATGATGTTATTTGGGCTATGACCACACGTATGGATCCCAAACGCGACTGCATGTTTATAGAAGACTCGCCCATAGACTATTTAGATTTTGCCTCACCGGTTTCAGGCCTAGGCTCAAAAATTGGTATGGATGCAACCAACAAATGGCCGGGGGAAACCACTCGTGAATGGGGCACACCCATAGCCATGAGCGACGAAGTAAAACAACGCGTAGACGAACTTTGGGAGACTCTAGGTCTCTAA
- the rho gene encoding transcription termination factor Rho, producing the protein MNLTDLKTKPTQELLDIAKEIGLDSIARSRKQDIIFSILKRHAKSGEDIYGDGVLEILQDGFGFLRSADCSYLAGPDDIYVSPSQIRRFNLRTGDTISGKIRPPKDGERYFALLKVNDVNYTEPGKSKNKVLFENLTPLFPNERMHLEAGNGSTEDLTGRIIDLTAPIGKGARGLIVAPPKAGKTIMMQNIAQSIVRNNPECYVIVLLIDERPEEVTDMQRSVLQAEVVASTFDEPPTRHVQVAEMVIEKAKRLVEHKKDVVILLDSITRLARAYNTIIPSSGKVLTGGVDAHALERPKRFFGAARNIEEGGSLTIIATALVDTGSKMDEVIYEEFKGTGNMELHLDRKIAEKRVYPAINIRRSGTRREELLTGEEELQRMWILRKLLHGMEDTAAVEFLLDRLKNSKTNDEFFLSMKRK; encoded by the coding sequence ATGAATTTAACCGACTTAAAAACCAAACCTACCCAAGAACTATTAGACATTGCCAAAGAAATTGGCTTAGACAGCATCGCCCGCTCTCGCAAACAAGACATCATCTTCTCTATTTTAAAACGTCACGCCAAAAGCGGTGAAGATATCTACGGCGATGGTGTATTAGAGATACTACAAGATGGCTTTGGTTTCTTGCGCTCAGCCGACTGCTCTTACTTAGCGGGGCCCGACGATATTTATGTCTCCCCCAGCCAGATACGCCGCTTTAACTTACGCACCGGCGACACCATCTCTGGCAAGATACGCCCCCCCAAAGACGGCGAACGCTATTTTGCCCTACTCAAAGTTAACGACGTTAACTACACCGAGCCAGGCAAATCGAAAAATAAAGTCTTATTTGAAAACCTTACCCCCCTATTCCCCAATGAGCGCATGCACCTTGAAGCAGGTAATGGCTCTACCGAAGATTTAACCGGTCGCATCATCGACTTAACCGCCCCCATAGGTAAAGGTGCGCGCGGCTTAATCGTAGCACCACCGAAAGCCGGTAAAACCATCATGATGCAAAATATTGCGCAAAGCATAGTGCGCAATAATCCCGAATGTTATGTCATCGTGTTACTTATTGATGAGCGCCCAGAAGAAGTTACCGATATGCAGCGCTCCGTACTGCAAGCCGAAGTGGTCGCCTCAACCTTTGATGAGCCGCCTACACGCCACGTGCAAGTGGCCGAAATGGTTATAGAAAAAGCCAAACGTTTGGTTGAGCACAAAAAAGACGTGGTCATATTATTAGATTCTATTACTCGTCTAGCGCGCGCCTACAACACTATTATCCCTTCATCGGGCAAAGTGTTAACCGGTGGTGTAGACGCCCACGCCCTAGAGCGCCCCAAGCGTTTCTTTGGTGCGGCTCGTAATATTGAAGAAGGCGGCAGCCTTACTATTATCGCCACCGCGCTAGTCGATACTGGCTCTAAAATGGATGAAGTTATCTACGAAGAGTTTAAGGGTACCGGTAATATGGAGCTGCACTTAGATCGCAAGATTGCTGAAAAACGAGTATACCCTGCTATTAATATTCGCCGCTCCGGCACCCGCCGCGAAGAGTTATTAACCGGTGAAGAAGAGCTACAACGCATGTGGATACTGCGTAAGCTTTTACACGGCATGGAAGATACCGCAGCGGTTGAATTCTTGTTAGATAGGCTTAAAAACTCTAAGACTAACGACGAATTCTTCCTGTCGATGAAAAGAAAATAG
- the trxA gene encoding thioredoxin TrxA, which translates to MSDNIIHVTDASFEADVLNSELPVLVDFWAEWCGPCKMIAPVLEEIAGDYAGKLRICKIDVDANKETAPKFGIRGIPTLIIFKNGAAESTKVGALSKAQLTEFIDAAL; encoded by the coding sequence ATGAGCGACAACATTATCCACGTAACTGACGCCAGCTTTGAAGCCGACGTCCTAAATTCTGAGCTGCCCGTACTAGTAGATTTTTGGGCTGAGTGGTGTGGCCCCTGCAAAATGATCGCTCCTGTTTTAGAAGAAATTGCCGGCGACTATGCAGGCAAACTGAGAATTTGCAAAATCGATGTTGATGCCAACAAAGAAACCGCCCCCAAATTTGGCATACGCGGCATTCCCACGTTAATCATCTTTAAAAACGGCGCAGCCGAATCTACTAAAGTCGGCGCACTATCTAAAGCCCAGCTTACGGAATTTATAGACGCAGCGCTTTAA
- a CDS encoding Ppx/GppA phosphatase family protein, which produces MKKQYTEDGALFAAIDIGSNSFHMVIAKYYQGELRPIARIGDKVQLAAGMSAGMLAEDAIVRGLACLQRLQQRLEAWPQLSLRVVATNAVRAAKNARDFIAPAEAILGCSIETIAGREEARLMYLGVAHSLADDAEQRLVIDIGGGSTEVVLGQRFQSLLTESLHMGCVSYLQYFPEGKITREGFQEAYNAAYRELLKVRGQYLGRWQKCIGASGTLLAIEQVLIQYDFSKSGIDHENLVPLLEMLLTYEHLDEVSFQGLKEDRRQVFASGLAITMALFDALNIQRMSLSDGALREGVLYDQLGRSEQADVREHSVQALERRYDVDTSRAKAVEEFALNMFDKVAAGWALQAHPDRRLLVWAARLHEIGLAVSHSHFHKHGEYLIRHADLAGFSRGEQQGLALLVRAHRRKFPAAIYAKLDWPADSKRRLRCVAVILRLTVLLKHLDPVEVLPQFGVEPVGDDGLRLTFPDGWLANKPLTAAELAQESDSLAAIGFGLRVLG; this is translated from the coding sequence ATGAAAAAACAGTATACAGAAGATGGTGCCTTATTCGCGGCCATAGATATAGGCTCCAACAGCTTTCATATGGTCATCGCCAAGTATTATCAAGGTGAGTTGCGCCCTATAGCGCGCATAGGTGACAAGGTGCAGCTGGCGGCAGGTATGTCGGCAGGCATGTTGGCGGAGGATGCCATTGTCCGTGGCTTGGCCTGTTTGCAGCGTTTGCAGCAACGCCTAGAGGCCTGGCCCCAGTTGTCGCTTAGGGTCGTGGCTACCAATGCTGTACGTGCGGCTAAAAATGCCCGTGATTTTATCGCGCCGGCGGAGGCGATTTTAGGTTGCTCTATAGAGACCATTGCTGGCCGGGAAGAGGCGCGACTGATGTATTTAGGGGTGGCTCATAGCTTGGCTGATGATGCTGAGCAACGGCTGGTCATTGATATAGGCGGGGGCAGCACTGAAGTGGTACTGGGGCAGCGTTTTCAGTCGCTGCTTACCGAAAGCTTACATATGGGCTGCGTCTCTTATTTACAGTATTTCCCTGAGGGTAAAATTACCCGTGAGGGTTTTCAAGAGGCCTATAACGCCGCCTACCGTGAACTACTTAAGGTGCGCGGCCAATACTTGGGGCGCTGGCAAAAGTGCATAGGCGCATCAGGCACCCTGCTGGCCATAGAGCAGGTGTTAATTCAGTATGATTTTTCTAAAAGCGGCATAGATCACGAAAATCTAGTGCCACTATTAGAAATGCTGCTCACCTATGAGCATTTAGATGAGGTGTCTTTTCAGGGCTTAAAAGAAGATAGGCGGCAGGTATTTGCCTCGGGCTTGGCCATTACTATGGCTTTATTTGATGCCTTAAATATACAACGTATGAGCCTGTCCGATGGCGCCTTGCGCGAGGGCGTGCTGTACGACCAGCTGGGCCGCAGCGAGCAGGCCGATGTTAGGGAGCACAGCGTGCAGGCGCTGGAGCGGCGCTACGATGTTGATACCAGTCGGGCCAAGGCCGTAGAGGAGTTTGCCCTGAATATGTTTGATAAGGTGGCGGCGGGCTGGGCGCTACAGGCGCATCCCGACCGTCGCTTATTAGTGTGGGCTGCGCGTTTACATGAAATAGGTTTAGCGGTATCCCACAGCCATTTTCATAAGCATGGCGAATACTTAATACGCCATGCGGATTTGGCGGGGTTTTCCCGAGGCGAGCAACAAGGGCTAGCGCTGCTGGTGCGCGCCCACAGGCGTAAATTCCCTGCGGCCATATATGCCAAGCTGGACTGGCCCGCCGATAGCAAGCGTAGGCTGCGCTGCGTGGCGGTGATTTTGCGTTTAACGGTGCTGCTTAAACACTTAGACCCGGTAGAGGTTTTACCGCAGTTTGGGGTGGAGCCGGTGGGTGACGATGGCCTGCGCTTGACCTTCCCCGATGGTTGGCTAGCCAATAAGCCACTTACCGCCGCAGAGCTGGCGCAGGAGAGCGATAGCTTAGCGGCGATAGGGTTTGGTTTACGCGTGCTGGGTTAG
- a CDS encoding hybrid sensor histidine kinase/response regulator, producing the protein MLKNLADNLKNPIATKLLLISLSCGLIVAAIGISFQIYLNYRSDISGIEKRIEQIRISTLPSIAKSLWSFDEEQLTVQVKGILDVEDVINVAITWNDWNNSAKTREHKRSDLSDQDFQRLAQNAYITTHPLVYQDSDTDTQQLGTIEITTSLTGVYQRLWQQASFTAMVQSLGIIVLTTIILLAIRRYLIRHLNQITRYTSTLNLDELGNPLVLKDKKIRHTPDEIDNVVNAINQMRNTLLNDITQRRRIENDLLIEKDAKLQSQRETQVAAAASQAKGQFLATMSHEIRTPMNGVIGMVELLQDTDLTASQKHYLDIIYRSGQTLIEIINDILDYSKIEAGKMTLEQTSFNLEELAEDCIQLFGATASKNNLDLIGSVSPTTPLRIKGDPTRLRQILINLLGNAFKFTRTGHVALEIQREKNSPIDHPLIRFSVKDTGIGIKPDILHHLFDSFNQADNSTTRKYGGTGLGLAICKQLTELMGGTIGVESTVNQGSTFWFTAQFTLCDDIADSPSHDIAISTALTGKRLLIVEDNEYFCSVMYHHSLSWGMNTQTRPYGAGVVDLLSDAAAKGKPFDFIALDLILPDMNGLELAAQIRAVDTLKNTPIFIVTASDETITEQKLKALDIYKVIRKPITPSTLKLSLAQCLGKIPAVHDHDRFNRKLALVEGVRVLAAEDNSVNRIVIKGLLGKFGIEPVFVENGKQAVDLICQPEQAFDIVFMDCDMPVMDGFDATRHIRQFEELHQLEPCRIVALTAHALQEHRIAVSNAGMDDYLAKPVSLADLASAFQRAKLLKL; encoded by the coding sequence ATGCTAAAAAATCTCGCCGATAATTTGAAAAACCCCATAGCCACTAAACTGCTGCTTATCTCCTTAAGCTGTGGTCTGATTGTGGCCGCCATTGGTATTAGCTTTCAGATATACCTTAATTACCGCAGCGACATTTCCGGTATTGAAAAGCGTATCGAGCAAATCCGTATCAGCACCCTACCCAGTATAGCCAAGAGCCTATGGAGCTTTGATGAGGAGCAACTCACGGTACAGGTAAAAGGCATCTTAGATGTAGAAGATGTTATTAACGTGGCCATTACCTGGAACGACTGGAACAACAGCGCCAAAACCCGCGAGCACAAACGCAGTGACTTATCCGACCAGGACTTTCAGCGCTTAGCGCAAAACGCCTATATCACCACCCACCCGCTGGTGTATCAAGATAGCGATACCGATACTCAGCAACTGGGCACTATAGAGATCACCACCTCTTTAACCGGGGTATACCAGCGCCTATGGCAACAAGCCTCCTTCACCGCCATGGTGCAAAGTCTGGGTATTATTGTGCTCACCACCATTATTTTATTAGCCATCAGGCGCTATCTTATTCGCCACCTTAATCAAATCACCCGTTACACCAGCACACTAAACTTGGATGAATTGGGCAATCCCCTAGTATTGAAAGATAAAAAAATACGCCACACGCCCGACGAAATCGATAATGTGGTCAACGCTATCAATCAAATGCGCAACACATTACTCAACGATATAACGCAGCGTCGACGTATTGAAAACGACTTGCTAATAGAAAAAGACGCCAAGCTACAATCACAGCGCGAAACGCAGGTTGCAGCCGCTGCCAGCCAGGCTAAAGGCCAGTTTTTGGCCACTATGAGCCACGAAATACGAACCCCCATGAACGGCGTCATCGGCATGGTGGAATTGCTACAAGACACTGACCTAACGGCAAGCCAAAAACACTATTTGGATATTATCTATAGATCCGGCCAAACCCTCATAGAGATTATTAACGACATCCTCGACTATTCAAAAATTGAAGCGGGCAAAATGACCCTGGAACAAACTAGCTTTAACCTTGAGGAGTTAGCCGAGGATTGCATACAATTGTTTGGCGCCACCGCCAGCAAAAATAACCTAGATTTAATTGGCAGCGTCAGCCCCACTACCCCTCTGCGCATTAAAGGCGACCCTACCCGACTACGGCAAATACTGATTAATTTATTAGGCAATGCTTTTAAGTTTACCCGTACCGGCCATGTCGCCCTAGAAATTCAACGTGAAAAGAACAGCCCTATAGATCATCCGCTGATTCGCTTTTCAGTAAAAGACACAGGGATAGGCATCAAGCCCGACATACTGCATCATTTGTTTGACTCCTTTAATCAAGCCGACAACTCTACCACCCGTAAATACGGCGGTACCGGGCTGGGCTTAGCCATATGCAAACAATTAACCGAGCTAATGGGCGGCACTATAGGTGTGGAAAGTACGGTTAATCAAGGCTCTACCTTTTGGTTTACCGCGCAATTCACCCTCTGCGATGATATTGCCGACTCACCCTCCCATGACATTGCTATCAGCACCGCGCTTACCGGCAAGCGCCTGTTGATTGTGGAAGACAATGAATATTTCTGCTCGGTTATGTATCACCATAGTTTAAGCTGGGGCATGAACACGCAAACTAGGCCTTACGGCGCTGGCGTAGTAGACCTACTTAGCGATGCTGCCGCCAAGGGCAAGCCCTTTGACTTTATTGCCCTAGATCTTATTCTGCCAGATATGAACGGCCTGGAGCTTGCCGCTCAAATACGGGCGGTGGATACACTAAAGAACACGCCGATATTTATTGTCACCGCCAGTGACGAAACCATTACTGAACAAAAACTGAAAGCGCTCGATATCTATAAAGTCATACGCAAGCCCATTACCCCCTCCACACTTAAACTCAGTTTGGCGCAGTGTCTGGGTAAAATACCCGCCGTGCACGACCACGACCGCTTTAACCGAAAACTAGCGCTAGTGGAAGGTGTTAGGGTACTGGCTGCCGAAGACAATAGTGTCAATCGCATAGTCATTAAAGGGCTACTAGGTAAATTTGGGATAGAACCGGTTTTTGTAGAAAACGGCAAACAAGCGGTAGACCTCATCTGCCAGCCAGAACAAGCCTTTGATATTGTATTTATGGATTGCGACATGCCTGTTATGGACGGCTTTGACGCCACCCGCCACATACGCCAGTTTGAAGAACTTCATCAACTAGAGCCCTGCCGCATAGTAGCGCTCACCGCTCACGCCTTGCAGGAACACCGCATTGCCGTCAGCAATGCCGGCATGGATGATTATTTAGCCAAACCGGTAAGCCTAGCCGACTTAGCTAGCGCCTTCCAGCGCGCTAAGTTGCTCAAACTCTAA